The Cydia splendana chromosome Z, ilCydSple1.2, whole genome shotgun sequence genome window below encodes:
- the LOC134803947 gene encoding nucleobindin-2 isoform X3 — MRLFLSLLCVTVILHCSYAPPVTPDKSDEKDSEIKDDLEEYMEYHRYLKEVVQALESDPDFRERLEKADQEDVRSGKIAEQLDFVNHNVRTKLDEIKRRELERLRHLATKQYELTNHLDTDMGKVPTNEHLDHNNPHTFEIEDLKKLIKKTTADLEAADKERKKQFKEYEMEKEFEKHQKLESLDETQKKEYLEKEKQEEDAKKQHKPLRHPATREQLLDLWKTADNMDPKDFNPKVFFMMHDVDGNGVWDADEVKALFIKELDKMYGPGGPNKDLRERAEEMERMREHVFHENDRNRDGLIDFHEFMLETQRAEFNRDEGWKPIEENQIYTQQEYDEFERRRLDELKYLQQRGLIDAHGRPVPGAHHQLQQYQQQQYAAQQQAYHQAQQQGYHHPAGQPQYQQQFQQPPQFQGQQPPHGQFQGQQPPQGQFQGYQGQQGQFQPPQGQYQAQQPQGQFQPQQPPQGQFQPQQPPQGQFQAQQPPQGQFQAQQPPQGQVQAQQPPQGQVQGQQPPQNQGQQPPQQHQAKPEQAQFQQQAPAQQHQNVNVNQQPAAPPAQGQAPAAHVDTPK; from the exons ATGAGATTATTTCTTAGTCTGTTGTGTGTAACAGTAATACTCCACTGTTCTTACGCTCCTCCAGTGACTCCTGATAAGTCTGATGAAAAAGACAGTGAGATTAAAGATGATTTG GAGGAGTACATGGAATACCACCGCTACTTGAAAGAGGTCGTGCAAGCTCTGGAGAGTGACCCTGACTTTAGGGAGCGCTTGGAAAAGGCCGATCAGGAGGATGTGCGG TCGGGTAAGATAGCAGAGCAGCTGGACTTCGTGAACCACAATGTGAGGACCAAGCTGGATGAGATCAAGCGGCGCGAACTAGAGAGGCTGCGGCATTTGGCCACGAAG CAATACGAGTTGACAAATCACCTAGACACGGACATGGGAAAAGTACCTACCAACGAGCACTTGGACCACAACAACCCTCACACCTTCGAGATTGAGGATCTAAAGAAGCTCATCAAGAAGACCACAGCTGACTTGGAAGCGGCAGACAAGGAGAGAAAGAAGCAGTTTAAG GAATACGAAATGGAGAAGGAATTCGAGAAGCATCAAAAATTGGAATCGTTAGATGAGACTCAAAAGAAAGAGTACTTAGAAAAAGAAAAGCAAGAGGAAGATGCAAAGAAACAACATAAACCG CTGCGACACCCTGCGACCAGAGAACAGTTGTTAGACTTGTGGAAAACCGCCGATAATATGGACCCGAAAGACTTCAAcccaaaagtgtttttcatGATGCACG ACGTTGACGGCAACGGCGTGTGGGACGCGGACGAGGTGAAGGCGCTATTCATCAAGGAGCTAGACAAGATGTACGGGCCGGGCGGGCCCAACAAGGACCTGCGCGAGCGCGCCGAGGAGATGGAGCGCATGCGCGAGCACGTGTTCCACGAGAACGACCGTAACCGCGACGGACTTATCGATTTCCACGAGTTTATGCTCGAGACGCAGCGCGCGGAATTCAACCGGGATGAGG gctgGAAACCGATTGAAGAGAACCAGATCTACACGCAGCAGGAATATGATGAGTTTGAGAGGAGGCGACTGGATGAACTGAAATATCTGCAACAGCGAGGTTTG ATTGATGCCCACGGTCGGCCGGTGCCGGGAGCCCACCACCAGTTGCAGCAGTACCAGCAGCAACAGTACGCAGCGCAGCAACAAGCCTACCACCAGGCTCAACAACAGGGCTACCACCACCCGGCCGGCCAGCCGCAGTACCAGCAACAGTTCCAGCAACCACCACAATTCCAGGGCCAACAACCTCCCCACGGGCAGTTCCAAGGTCAACAACCACCTCAGGGACAATTCCAGGGATATCAAGGCCAGCAGGGACAATTCCAACCACCCCAGGGACAGTACCAGG CTCAACAACCTCAGGGACAGTTCCAACCTCAACAACCACCGCAGGGACAGTTCCAACCTCAACAACCACCGCAGGGACAGTTCCAAGCGCAGCAACCGCCTCAGGGACAGTTCCAAGCGCAGCAACCACCGCAGGGACAGGTCCAAGCCCAACAACCCCCGCAGGGACAGGTCCAAGGCCAGCAGCCTCCACAAAACCAGGGCCAGCAACCCCCCCAACAGCATCAAGCTAAGCCGGAACAAGCCCAGTTCCAGCAGCAAGCGCCAGCTCAGCAACACCAGAACGTCAATGTGAACCAACAGCCAGCCGCGCCCCCGGCGCAGGGCCAAGCGCCGGCCGCACACGTAGACACACCTAAATAA
- the LOC134803947 gene encoding nucleobindin-2 isoform X1 has product MRLFLSLLCVTVILHCSYAPPVTPDKSDEKDSEIKDDLEEYMEYHRYLKEVVQALESDPDFRERLEKADQEDVRSGKIAEQLDFVNHNVRTKLDEIKRRELERLRHLATKQYELTNHLDTDMGKVPTNEHLDHNNPHTFEIEDLKKLIKKTTADLEAADKERKKQFKEYEMEKEFEKHQKLESLDETQKKEYLEKEKQEEDAKKQHKPLRHPATREQLLDLWKTADNMDPKDFNPKVFFMMHDVDGNGVWDADEVKALFIKELDKMYGPGGPNKDLRERAEEMERMREHVFHENDRNRDGLIDFHEFMLETQRAEFNRDEGWKPIEENQIYTQQEYDEFERRRLDELKYLQQRGLIDAHGRPVPGAHHQLQQYQQQQYAAQQQAYHQAQQQGYHHPAGQPQYQQQFQQPPQFQGQQPPHGQFQGQQPPQGQFQGYQGQQGQFQPPQGQYQGQQPPQGQYQAQQPQGQFQPQQPPQGQFQPQQPPQGQFQAQQPPQGQFQAQQPPQGQVQAQQPPQGQVQGQQPPQNQGQQPPQQHQAKPEQAQFQQQAPAQQHQNVNVNQQPAAPPAQGQAPAAHVDTPK; this is encoded by the exons ATGAGATTATTTCTTAGTCTGTTGTGTGTAACAGTAATACTCCACTGTTCTTACGCTCCTCCAGTGACTCCTGATAAGTCTGATGAAAAAGACAGTGAGATTAAAGATGATTTG GAGGAGTACATGGAATACCACCGCTACTTGAAAGAGGTCGTGCAAGCTCTGGAGAGTGACCCTGACTTTAGGGAGCGCTTGGAAAAGGCCGATCAGGAGGATGTGCGG TCGGGTAAGATAGCAGAGCAGCTGGACTTCGTGAACCACAATGTGAGGACCAAGCTGGATGAGATCAAGCGGCGCGAACTAGAGAGGCTGCGGCATTTGGCCACGAAG CAATACGAGTTGACAAATCACCTAGACACGGACATGGGAAAAGTACCTACCAACGAGCACTTGGACCACAACAACCCTCACACCTTCGAGATTGAGGATCTAAAGAAGCTCATCAAGAAGACCACAGCTGACTTGGAAGCGGCAGACAAGGAGAGAAAGAAGCAGTTTAAG GAATACGAAATGGAGAAGGAATTCGAGAAGCATCAAAAATTGGAATCGTTAGATGAGACTCAAAAGAAAGAGTACTTAGAAAAAGAAAAGCAAGAGGAAGATGCAAAGAAACAACATAAACCG CTGCGACACCCTGCGACCAGAGAACAGTTGTTAGACTTGTGGAAAACCGCCGATAATATGGACCCGAAAGACTTCAAcccaaaagtgtttttcatGATGCACG ACGTTGACGGCAACGGCGTGTGGGACGCGGACGAGGTGAAGGCGCTATTCATCAAGGAGCTAGACAAGATGTACGGGCCGGGCGGGCCCAACAAGGACCTGCGCGAGCGCGCCGAGGAGATGGAGCGCATGCGCGAGCACGTGTTCCACGAGAACGACCGTAACCGCGACGGACTTATCGATTTCCACGAGTTTATGCTCGAGACGCAGCGCGCGGAATTCAACCGGGATGAGG gctgGAAACCGATTGAAGAGAACCAGATCTACACGCAGCAGGAATATGATGAGTTTGAGAGGAGGCGACTGGATGAACTGAAATATCTGCAACAGCGAGGTTTG ATTGATGCCCACGGTCGGCCGGTGCCGGGAGCCCACCACCAGTTGCAGCAGTACCAGCAGCAACAGTACGCAGCGCAGCAACAAGCCTACCACCAGGCTCAACAACAGGGCTACCACCACCCGGCCGGCCAGCCGCAGTACCAGCAACAGTTCCAGCAACCACCACAATTCCAGGGCCAACAACCTCCCCACGGGCAGTTCCAAGGTCAACAACCACCTCAGGGACAATTCCAGGGATATCAAGGCCAGCAGGGACAATTCCAACCACCCCAGGGACAGTACCAGGGTCAACAACCCCCGCAGGGACAGTACCAAGCTCAACAACCTCAGGGACAGTTCCAACCTCAACAACCACCGCAGGGACAGTTCCAACCTCAACAACCACCGCAGGGACAGTTCCAAGCGCAGCAACCGCCTCAGGGACAGTTCCAAGCGCAGCAACCACCGCAGGGACAGGTCCAAGCCCAACAACCCCCGCAGGGACAGGTCCAAGGCCAGCAGCCTCCACAAAACCAGGGCCAGCAACCCCCCCAACAGCATCAAGCTAAGCCGGAACAAGCCCAGTTCCAGCAGCAAGCGCCAGCTCAGCAACACCAGAACGTCAATGTGAACCAACAGCCAGCCGCGCCCCCGGCGCAGGGCCAAGCGCCGGCCGCACACGTAGACACACCTAAATAA
- the LOC134803947 gene encoding nucleobindin-2 isoform X2: MRLFLSLLCVTVILHCSYAPPVTPDKSDEKDSEIKDDLEEYMEYHRYLKEVVQALESDPDFRERLEKADQEDVRSGKIAEQLDFVNHNVRTKLDEIKRRELERLRHLATKQYELTNHLDTDMGKVPTNEHLDHNNPHTFEIEDLKKLIKKTTADLEAADKERKKQFKEYEMEKEFEKHQKLESLDETQKKEYLEKEKQEEDAKKQHKPMHHPGSKQQLEEVWEKQDHMDQQFDPKAFFMMHDVDGNGVWDADEVKALFIKELDKMYGPGGPNKDLRERAEEMERMREHVFHENDRNRDGLIDFHEFMLETQRAEFNRDEGWKPIEENQIYTQQEYDEFERRRLDELKYLQQRGLIDAHGRPVPGAHHQLQQYQQQQYAAQQQAYHQAQQQGYHHPAGQPQYQQQFQQPPQFQGQQPPHGQFQGQQPPQGQFQGYQGQQGQFQPPQGQYQGQQPPQGQYQAQQPQGQFQPQQPPQGQFQPQQPPQGQFQAQQPPQGQFQAQQPPQGQVQAQQPPQGQVQGQQPPQNQGQQPPQQHQAKPEQAQFQQQAPAQQHQNVNVNQQPAAPPAQGQAPAAHVDTPK; the protein is encoded by the exons ATGAGATTATTTCTTAGTCTGTTGTGTGTAACAGTAATACTCCACTGTTCTTACGCTCCTCCAGTGACTCCTGATAAGTCTGATGAAAAAGACAGTGAGATTAAAGATGATTTG GAGGAGTACATGGAATACCACCGCTACTTGAAAGAGGTCGTGCAAGCTCTGGAGAGTGACCCTGACTTTAGGGAGCGCTTGGAAAAGGCCGATCAGGAGGATGTGCGG TCGGGTAAGATAGCAGAGCAGCTGGACTTCGTGAACCACAATGTGAGGACCAAGCTGGATGAGATCAAGCGGCGCGAACTAGAGAGGCTGCGGCATTTGGCCACGAAG CAATACGAGTTGACAAATCACCTAGACACGGACATGGGAAAAGTACCTACCAACGAGCACTTGGACCACAACAACCCTCACACCTTCGAGATTGAGGATCTAAAGAAGCTCATCAAGAAGACCACAGCTGACTTGGAAGCGGCAGACAAGGAGAGAAAGAAGCAGTTTAAG GAATACGAAATGGAGAAGGAATTCGAGAAGCATCAAAAATTGGAATCGTTAGATGAGACTCAAAAGAAAGAGTACTTAGAAAAAGAAAAGCAAGAGGAAGATGCAAAGAAACAACATAAACCG ATGCACCATCCTGGTTCTAAGCAACAGCTCGAAGAGGTGTGGGAAAAACAGGATCACATGGACCAACAGTTTGACCCTAAAGCCTTCTTCATGATGCATG ACGTTGACGGCAACGGCGTGTGGGACGCGGACGAGGTGAAGGCGCTATTCATCAAGGAGCTAGACAAGATGTACGGGCCGGGCGGGCCCAACAAGGACCTGCGCGAGCGCGCCGAGGAGATGGAGCGCATGCGCGAGCACGTGTTCCACGAGAACGACCGTAACCGCGACGGACTTATCGATTTCCACGAGTTTATGCTCGAGACGCAGCGCGCGGAATTCAACCGGGATGAGG gctgGAAACCGATTGAAGAGAACCAGATCTACACGCAGCAGGAATATGATGAGTTTGAGAGGAGGCGACTGGATGAACTGAAATATCTGCAACAGCGAGGTTTG ATTGATGCCCACGGTCGGCCGGTGCCGGGAGCCCACCACCAGTTGCAGCAGTACCAGCAGCAACAGTACGCAGCGCAGCAACAAGCCTACCACCAGGCTCAACAACAGGGCTACCACCACCCGGCCGGCCAGCCGCAGTACCAGCAACAGTTCCAGCAACCACCACAATTCCAGGGCCAACAACCTCCCCACGGGCAGTTCCAAGGTCAACAACCACCTCAGGGACAATTCCAGGGATATCAAGGCCAGCAGGGACAATTCCAACCACCCCAGGGACAGTACCAGGGTCAACAACCCCCGCAGGGACAGTACCAAGCTCAACAACCTCAGGGACAGTTCCAACCTCAACAACCACCGCAGGGACAGTTCCAACCTCAACAACCACCGCAGGGACAGTTCCAAGCGCAGCAACCGCCTCAGGGACAGTTCCAAGCGCAGCAACCACCGCAGGGACAGGTCCAAGCCCAACAACCCCCGCAGGGACAGGTCCAAGGCCAGCAGCCTCCACAAAACCAGGGCCAGCAACCCCCCCAACAGCATCAAGCTAAGCCGGAACAAGCCCAGTTCCAGCAGCAAGCGCCAGCTCAGCAACACCAGAACGTCAATGTGAACCAACAGCCAGCCGCGCCCCCGGCGCAGGGCCAAGCGCCGGCCGCACACGTAGACACACCTAAATAA
- the LOC134805028 gene encoding transcription initiation factor TFIID subunit 7-like — MNRDKREPEYPAELESQFILRLPPEPAKVLSEVLKTGENLKNRLTIQIENDMRHGEVRFDHWLMHAKIVDLPTIVEALKTIDNKSFYKTADIAQMMICKDEPDQPSTEDESPSKNKRKDPYKVDKKFLWPHGITPPAKNIRKRRFRKTLRKKFVEAPEIEKEVKRLLRADNEAVSVTWEIINEEEDQSCKPEPGPSVSSKPEKRPKAERPPKRSEPKSTAPNPESSKLVDIFGGALSDSDLEEDNINVEMENCRLSPYDSRISDTGSMHGLGDMHSKETEQFDAQMFPYPEAPKATFSHASTSGMQHHSSSRVSTALSEEEDGDYQSMRDMNKDNMSFRIEQVKAELDELKQRRQRTQHEIAGMENLALRQRFQDILHTLNQDIMYKDMEYQGLLTLQNSEVI, encoded by the coding sequence ATGAATAGGGACAAACGGGAACCGGAATATCCTGCCGAGTTAGAATCTCAGTTCATATTGAGGCTGCCTCCCGAGCCTGCTAAGGTTCTTAGCGAAGTTTTGAAAACTGGAGAGAATCTCAAAAATCGTTTGACCATACAAATCGAGAACGACATGCGGCACGGTGAAGTGCGATTTGACCACTGGCTCATGCACGCTAAAATTGTAGATCTGCCCACAATTGTAGAGGCCCTGAAAACTATAGACAACAAAAGTTTCTACAAAACTGCAGACATTGCCCAAATGATGATATGCAAAGATGAACCCGATCAACCATCCACTGAAGATGAATCACCGTCTAAGAATAAAAGGAAGGACCCATACAAAGTCGACAAAAAGTTTCTGTGGCCCCATGGAATAACTCCTCCAGCAAAAAACATAAGGAAGAGACGGTTTAGAAAAACTTTAAGGAAGAAGTTTGTGGAAGCACCTGAGATAGAGAAAGAAGTTAAGAGACTGTTGCGAGCTGACAATGAGGCAGTTAGTGTAACATGGGAGATCATAAATGAAGAAGAAGATCAGTCTTGTAAACCAGAGCCTGGCCCATCTGTTAGCAGCAAGCCAGAGAAGAGGCCTAAAGCTGAGCGGCCACCTAAACGAAGTGAACCAAAATCAACTGCTCCAAATCCTGAATCATCAAAGCTTGTTGACATTTTTGGTGGAGCTCTCAGCGACAGTGACTTAGAAGAAGACAACATTAATGTGGAGATGGAGAACTGTCGCTTGTCTCCATATGACAGCCGGATATCGGATACTGGATCCATGCATGGATTGGGTGACATGCATAGCAAAGAAACAGAACAGTTTGATGCACAAATGTTTCCATATCCTGAAGCTCCTAAGGCAACTTTTAGTCATGCTTCTACATCTGGCATGCAGCATCACTCTAGCAGCAGAGTTTCAACTGCATTGTCTGAAGAAGAGGATGGAGACTATCAGAGCATGCGTGACATGAACAAGGACAATATGAGCTTCAGAATTGAACAAGTTAAAGCAGAACTGGATGAACTGAAACAACGCCGTCAGCGGACACAGCATGAGATTGCCGGCATGGAAAACCTGGCTCTACGACAGCGGTTCCAAGATATTCTTCATACATTGAATCAGGATATTATGTATAAAGACATGGAGTACCAAGGACTATTAACACTTCAAAATTCTGAGGTGATATAA